From the bacterium genome, the window AAAGATGAAGCAGAAATAGCCCTCAAAGAGCTTAGAGAGGAACTGGAGAGGTTGATGAAAGATGAAGGAAGCTGTTAAATCAACGAGGAGAGCTTATGGGGAAGCCCTTGCGGAGCTCGGAGAGCTCAAAGAGGAAGTCGTTGTGCTTGACGCCGACCTTTCCAAATCCACTTACACGAACATATTTGCCAAGAAGTTCCCTCATCGCTTCTTCAATATGGGCATCTCCGAGTGCAAGATGATTTCCTGCGCCGCGGGGCTGGCGACAACTGGCAAGATTCCCTTCGCCTCCACATTCGCTATATTCGCAGCGGGAAGAGCATGGGAGATGGTGCGGCTCTCCGTCGGCTACACAAACCTAAATGTGAAAATCGCCGCATCCCACGCGGGGATTTCTGTAGGGGAAGATGGTCCCACCCACCATTGCATAGAGGATATAGCCTTGATGAGGGTAATCCCTAATATGACGGTAATCGTTCCCGCCGATGCGACGGAGACGAGGAAGGCTGTCTTTGCTTCCGCTGAATGGAAGGGACCGGTATATCTCCGTCTTGGGCGTCCCGACATTCCAATCTTGTTTGACGATTCCTACGAATTCAAAATCGGGAAGGCAAATGTCATCAAAGAGGGGAAAGATGTCTCCATATTCGCTTGCGGTCTTATGGTCTGGCAGGCTTTACAGGCAGTTGAGCTATTGGAGAAGGAGGGAATAGATGCGGAATTGTTAAATGTCTCCACGATAAAGCCTTTGGACGAGGAGGCAATCCTAAATTCCCTAAGGAAAACCGGCTGCGCTGTCTCGGCGGAGGAACATAACATCATCGGTGGGCTTGGCTCGGCGATAGCTGAACTGATGGTAGAGAAATTCCCCGCTCCCCTGGAAATAGTTGGCGTGAAGGACCGCTTTGCAGAATCAGGTCCTTGGAAGGACCTTCTCATAAAATACAATCTCTCACCTGAGGATATAAAAGAGGCGGTCATCAGGGCAATAAAAAGGAAGGAAGAAAGAAAATGATTAGAGGAGTGAGAAGAGAGGAAAGAGAGCAATTGCTTTCCCTTTTGAAATCCGCTTTCCCAGACACCGAGATTGAATGGTTTCCTCCCTACTATGATGGCGACCCCTATTATAAGCTTGAATATACACGGGTGTGGGAGGAAAACGGCGTTTTGGTAAGCACGGTTCAGATTGTAAAGAAAATCCTTCGCATAGAGGACCAGACTATTTTGCTTGGCGGCATCGCAAATGTAGGCACACATCCGAAACACAGAGGGAAAGGGTATGCCACAGCCCTCCTCCAAGATTCAATCAGGCTTATGGAGACAGAAGGCTATCATCTCTCCCTCCTTTTCACGGGAATTCAGCCATTCTATGAGCGCCTCGGTTGGCGCGAAGTCCCCTTCCCCTATCTTCATATCCCCTCCTTGCCAAAAGACTTACCTCCCCAAACGAACATAAGGGAAGATAGCGATGAGGACATCCCTAAAATAGTGAGAATTTACAACGAGTTCAACGAAAATAGAAACCTCACAGCTGTGCGGGATGAAGCTTATATGAGGGGATGGATTTGGAAGTGGAGACATAATCAAGAGGTTTTGGTGTATGAAGAGGATTCTGAAATCCTCGCATATATACGCTTCAGCAAGGGAGCGGGGACGGAGCCTTTTTATATCAATGAATTTGGTTGTTTGAAAGGGAAGGAAGAAGTTTTCAATCCCTTATTAAAGGAAGCCATTAGGCGCGCTGTAGAGAATGGACGGAGCTCCTGCACCATTCACCTTCCATTTGAAGAATTCATTTTGGAGGGAATTAGAAATCTCTTGGGCGAGCCTGAAGTGCAGTATGGGAAGGGAGCGATGTGGCGGATAATCAATCTCGCCTCGCTACTTAGAGCGATATCCCCCATTCTCCGCCGTCGTTCCAAGGGAATTAAAGGCATATTCCCCCTTGATGTTGAGGGACATAGAGCGACATTGAAGGTGAACGATGGAGAAGTTGCAATAGAGGATTCGCTTCCATCCTCAATTTCTCCCATTGAAATTTCTCAGAAAGTCTTCATAAAACTCCTTGCCGGTTTTGAGGATGAGGAAATCCTTTCCCTTCCTGCTGAACTCACTCGCCTTTTCCCTCCCACCAAGCCCATGTTCTATTCCTTTGATGCTTTTTAAAAAGGAGGAAAAATGATAAACCAAGAGAGATTAAGGGAAACCATTCTGAAACTTCTTTCTATAAATAGCCCGAGCAAAAGGGAGGGCGAAATAGCGAGATTTCTCAAGGAGAAGTTAGCCTCTTTGGGATTTGATGTTTGGGAGGATTCCGCTGGCTCGGTAGTGCAGGGGGAGGTTGGGAACATAATAGGTAAGAGAAAGGGAAAGGGGATTCCAATTCTGTTCAATGCTCATATGGACACGATAGCGCCCACGGAAGGGATGAGGATTAGGATAGAGGATGGGGTAATAAAGCAGGAAGGAGCGAGCATATTGGGAGGAGATGATAAAGCGGGGGTAGCGGCTATTCTTGAAGCAGTGGAGGCGCTTATAGAGAAGGGAATTCCCCATCCTCCTCTGGAGGTTGTCTTCACAATAAGCGAGGAGACGGGATTGGAGGGTGCGAAAGCATTGGATGTATCACAGTTGGAGGCGAAAGCGGGTTTCGTTTTGGATGGAGGGGAACCGCAGGTTGCCATCGTTTCCGCTCCCTCACACGAGCAGGTAACCTTTTTCGTGAGGGGGAAGTCGGCACATGCAGGCGTTCACCCCGAGGAGGGGATAAACGCCATTCAGCTTGCCGCAAAGGCAATCGCTAAAATGAGAATTGGAAGGATAGACGAGGAGACGACGGCGAATATCGGGGTGATAAAGGGCGGAAAGGCGAGGAATATCGTTCCCGATCTCGTAGAGGTTTTGGGAGAGGCGAGGAGCAGAAACGAGGAAAAATTAAGAAGGCAGGTTGAACATATGATTTCCTGCTTTGAAGAGGTGAAGAAGGAAGGCGGTGATGTCATCTGGAAAGTGGAAAGAGAATACAATACATTTCGCCTCACT encodes:
- a CDS encoding GNAT family N-acetyltransferase, which encodes MIRGVRREEREQLLSLLKSAFPDTEIEWFPPYYDGDPYYKLEYTRVWEENGVLVSTVQIVKKILRIEDQTILLGGIANVGTHPKHRGKGYATALLQDSIRLMETEGYHLSLLFTGIQPFYERLGWREVPFPYLHIPSLPKDLPPQTNIREDSDEDIPKIVRIYNEFNENRNLTAVRDEAYMRGWIWKWRHNQEVLVYEEDSEILAYIRFSKGAGTEPFYINEFGCLKGKEEVFNPLLKEAIRRAVENGRSSCTIHLPFEEFILEGIRNLLGEPEVQYGKGAMWRIINLASLLRAISPILRRRSKGIKGIFPLDVEGHRATLKVNDGEVAIEDSLPSSISPIEISQKVFIKLLAGFEDEEILSLPAELTRLFPPTKPMFYSFDAF
- a CDS encoding M20/M25/M40 family metallo-hydrolase gives rise to the protein MINQERLRETILKLLSINSPSKREGEIARFLKEKLASLGFDVWEDSAGSVVQGEVGNIIGKRKGKGIPILFNAHMDTIAPTEGMRIRIEDGVIKQEGASILGGDDKAGVAAILEAVEALIEKGIPHPPLEVVFTISEETGLEGAKALDVSQLEAKAGFVLDGGEPQVAIVSAPSHEQVTFFVRGKSAHAGVHPEEGINAIQLAAKAIAKMRIGRIDEETTANIGVIKGGKARNIVPDLVEVLGEARSRNEEKLRRQVEHMISCFEEVKKEGGDVIWKVEREYNTFRLTPESLPVQLLLSASKRTGLSLRLEDGGGGSDANVFNERGIPSLIMGAGAHKPHSSEETINLKELELSAILLYNIAIEAVNAK
- a CDS encoding transketolase family protein, coding for MKEAVKSTRRAYGEALAELGELKEEVVVLDADLSKSTYTNIFAKKFPHRFFNMGISECKMISCAAGLATTGKIPFASTFAIFAAGRAWEMVRLSVGYTNLNVKIAASHAGISVGEDGPTHHCIEDIALMRVIPNMTVIVPADATETRKAVFASAEWKGPVYLRLGRPDIPILFDDSYEFKIGKANVIKEGKDVSIFACGLMVWQALQAVELLEKEGIDAELLNVSTIKPLDEEAILNSLRKTGCAVSAEEHNIIGGLGSAIAELMVEKFPAPLEIVGVKDRFAESGPWKDLLIKYNLSPEDIKEAVIRAIKRKEERK